Proteins from a genomic interval of Desulfofustis limnaeus:
- the glxR gene encoding 2-hydroxy-3-oxopropionate reductase, with product MKIGFLGLGIMGGPMAGHLLAAGHELHVDGTHRVPSALEEKGVKRWNSAKEVAEASELIILMVPDTPDVEAVLFGENGVADGLSKGKIVVDMSSISPVETKEFARRVNELGCTYLDAPVSGGQVGAEQATLTIMVGGDQATFATVLPIFQLMGKNITLVGENGAGQTCKVANQIIVALNIEAVAEALLFASKAGADPVRVREALMGGFASSKVLEVHGERMIKRTFNPGFRISLHQKDLNLALANARKLQVALPNTATAQELFNAVSANGGSGLDHSALVTALEKLAAHEVK from the coding sequence ATGAAGATAGGATTTCTCGGATTGGGTATCATGGGCGGTCCGATGGCCGGCCATCTGCTGGCAGCTGGGCATGAACTTCATGTGGACGGTACCCACAGGGTGCCGTCGGCCTTGGAGGAGAAGGGAGTCAAGCGGTGGAACTCTGCCAAGGAAGTTGCCGAGGCGAGTGAACTGATTATCTTGATGGTCCCTGATACCCCGGATGTCGAAGCGGTCCTGTTTGGTGAGAACGGTGTAGCCGACGGATTGAGTAAGGGGAAGATCGTCGTCGACATGAGTTCGATCTCACCGGTGGAGACCAAGGAATTCGCCCGGCGTGTCAACGAGTTGGGCTGCACCTATCTGGATGCGCCCGTTTCCGGGGGACAGGTCGGGGCCGAACAGGCTACGTTGACCATCATGGTCGGCGGGGATCAAGCCACCTTTGCTACGGTGCTGCCGATCTTTCAGCTGATGGGCAAGAATATCACGTTGGTTGGCGAAAACGGTGCCGGACAGACCTGCAAAGTGGCCAACCAGATCATCGTTGCTTTGAACATCGAGGCCGTGGCTGAGGCCCTGCTCTTCGCCTCGAAGGCGGGCGCCGACCCGGTCCGGGTCCGAGAAGCCCTGATGGGCGGCTTTGCCTCGTCGAAGGTCCTGGAAGTGCATGGAGAGCGCATGATTAAACGTACCTTTAATCCGGGGTTTCGCATCAGTCTCCATCAAAAGGACCTTAATCTGGCCCTGGCCAATGCTCGGAAGCTGCAGGTGGCCCTGCCCAACACCGCTACCGCCCAGGAATTGTTCAATGCGGTATCGGCCAACGGCGGCAGCGGGCTCGATCATTCGGCGCTGGTAACCGCTCTGGAAAAACTGGCCGCTCATGAGGTGAAATAG
- the eno gene encoding phosphopyruvate hydratase: protein MSEIRSLYGLEILDSRGWPTIKATCTLSSRAYASASIPSGRSTGTAEAWELRDGDQARYRGRGCRQAADNINTIINQALRGRDITSQQDLDQALCELDGSPNKSRLGANAILAVSISFARAQARERGISLYRHFSELLEEPVTHFPRLTINLFSGGRHAGRQVAIQDVLMVPSGASSIDESLVTMSNIYQTAADQTYETYGMRLLTADEGGQAPPFESSEVMLEAAVAAIEGAGYRPGEDVHLAIDVASSHFYRDGQYELDQRRLQPGEMIEHLCRWRSRYPIVSLEDGLAEDDWLHWPHLCEALGNTTLILGDDLLCTNPERIVRAIHSGACNGLLLKVNQIGTLSEAITAHRLARQAGWQVTVSVRSGETEDDWAADLAVGWSADQFKNGSITQSERLAKYNRLLEIEAGERLPIRPWPRVLKPGHTRHL, encoded by the coding sequence ATGAGTGAAATACGTTCTCTGTACGGCTTGGAAATCCTCGACAGTCGCGGTTGGCCCACCATCAAGGCCACCTGCACCCTGAGCAGCAGAGCGTACGCCTCTGCCTCGATCCCCTCCGGTCGCTCCACCGGGACGGCTGAGGCTTGGGAACTGCGGGATGGCGACCAGGCCCGCTACCGCGGCCGAGGCTGCCGCCAGGCTGCGGACAACATCAACACCATTATCAACCAGGCGCTGCGCGGCCGAGACATTACCAGTCAGCAGGATCTTGACCAGGCCTTATGTGAACTCGATGGCTCACCAAACAAAAGCCGGCTCGGCGCCAACGCCATCCTTGCCGTTTCCATCTCCTTTGCCCGCGCCCAGGCACGAGAACGCGGCATTTCACTCTACCGCCATTTTTCCGAATTGCTGGAAGAACCGGTAACCCATTTCCCACGCCTAACCATCAATCTGTTTAGCGGCGGTCGACACGCCGGCCGGCAGGTGGCCATCCAGGATGTCCTCATGGTGCCGAGTGGTGCTTCTTCCATTGATGAATCCCTGGTGACCATGAGCAACATCTATCAAACAGCCGCCGACCAGACCTATGAAACCTACGGCATGCGTTTGCTGACCGCTGACGAAGGCGGCCAGGCGCCCCCCTTCGAAAGCTCGGAAGTCATGCTTGAAGCGGCGGTAGCGGCAATCGAAGGCGCGGGGTACCGTCCCGGCGAAGACGTCCATCTGGCCATTGATGTCGCGTCTTCCCACTTTTATCGCGACGGACAATACGAACTCGACCAACGGCGCCTGCAACCGGGAGAAATGATCGAGCACCTGTGCCGCTGGCGCAGCCGATACCCGATCGTCAGCCTGGAAGACGGTCTCGCAGAGGACGATTGGCTCCACTGGCCGCATCTGTGCGAAGCCCTCGGCAACACGACACTCATTCTCGGCGATGACCTCCTTTGCACCAATCCCGAGCGAATTGTCAGAGCGATACACAGCGGCGCCTGCAACGGATTACTCCTTAAAGTCAACCAGATCGGCACGCTGAGCGAAGCTATCACGGCCCACCGGCTGGCCCGGCAGGCCGGATGGCAGGTAACTGTCAGCGTTCGCAGCGGTGAAACCGAAGACGACTGGGCCGCCGATCTGGCCGTCGGTTGGTCGGCCGACCAGTTCAAAAATGGATCGATCACCCAATCTGAACGGCTTGCCAAATATAACCGACTCCTGGAAATCGAAGCCGGGGAGCGACTACCAATCCGCCCCTGGCCGCGCGTATTGAAGCCGGGCCACACCCGGCATCTGTAA
- a CDS encoding universal stress protein — MEQGTRRVLLAVNGSDESMTAIRYVCGCLPPRGSEITLFQVLSSVPEEFWDLEKDPVWAKRIEIVRTWEDEQKKRCNDFMDRAGAHFRASGFSADTVTTKIGVQKEGIARDVVREGKNNYHVLVIGRGESGSNPQMPLGGVTSKLIAHDSLPSIWLIGGEPLSSRLLIALDSSPQAISLIEHVAAMFDCRKLDVTLFHAIRGISVSIQGMESIFPSDYAKSITEDAQTKIGPIMEKAKKRLIEAGVPADNISIKIASGVTSRASAIVEEAVQGQFGTIVCGRRGVSQVDDFSMGRVANKLTQLARSQALCIVA; from the coding sequence ATGGAACAAGGAACCAGAAGGGTGCTGCTTGCCGTGAATGGAAGTGATGAATCGATGACAGCAATTCGCTACGTATGCGGCTGTTTACCGCCCCGAGGATCAGAGATAACCCTTTTCCAGGTTTTAAGTTCTGTGCCCGAGGAGTTCTGGGACTTGGAAAAAGATCCTGTCTGGGCAAAAAGAATCGAGATCGTCAGAACTTGGGAGGACGAACAGAAAAAAAGATGCAACGATTTCATGGATCGGGCGGGTGCTCATTTCCGTGCATCTGGCTTTTCAGCCGACACGGTTACCACCAAAATAGGGGTACAGAAAGAAGGAATTGCCCGAGACGTGGTACGAGAGGGGAAAAATAATTACCACGTGCTGGTTATCGGCCGCGGCGAATCCGGATCAAATCCTCAGATGCCGCTCGGCGGAGTTACCAGCAAACTCATTGCCCATGACTCTCTGCCGAGTATTTGGCTCATTGGAGGAGAGCCCCTCTCCTCACGGCTGCTCATCGCTCTCGACTCTTCACCACAAGCAATCAGCCTCATCGAACATGTGGCCGCCATGTTTGACTGCCGTAAACTTGACGTTACCCTTTTTCACGCAATAAGAGGAATATCGGTATCGATACAAGGAATGGAGTCCATCTTTCCAAGCGACTATGCAAAAAGCATTACGGAAGATGCGCAAACGAAAATTGGCCCCATTATGGAGAAGGCCAAAAAAAGACTCATAGAGGCAGGAGTACCCGCCGACAACATTTCCATCAAAATCGCCAGCGGTGTCACGAGCCGCGCCTCGGCTATCGTGGAAGAAGCAGTACAGGGACAATTCGGCACTATCGTCTGTGGACGGCGCGGAGTCTCTCAGGTCGACGATTTTTCCATGGGCCGGGTAGCCAACAAATTGACTCAACTGGCACGCTCACAAGCTTTGTGCATTGTTGCCTGA
- a CDS encoding glutamate synthase-related protein: MRNDKINDVLGTANRGNPAESGLCTLCRADCAGKCETWKSSLVGRKLLYPRDFGLVTAGANNTTHVGVSYNSLRIQGYAYGSMGLARGLSHDPDDCIFPNVDLNTSFGNTIKTKVRLPLMTGALGSTFIAAKYWDSFAVGCALTGIPIVIGENVVGVDQESEMHGGRISKAPELDRRIDIYQRYFDGYGAIIVQLNVEDTRNGVAEYVAGKYGDSCIIELKWGQGAKNIGGEIQVTSLDYALFLKNRGYVVDPDPSLPEVQQAFAKGSIKSFARHSRLGATHLSSVDLVREEFMKSVDYLRSLGFTRISLKTGCYGMEELAMAIRFASDAGLDLLTIDGAGGGTGMSPWNMMQSWGIPSINLHAKAYEYANLLATNGKRVVDLAFGGGFALEDAIFKGLALGAPFVKMICMGRAIMIPGFLGANIEGVLHPERRVWINGNWSSLPKSVSDLGSSAEELFASYYEVKKKVGSGEMNNIPYGSIAMCTMVDKLTCGLQQLLAGVRKFSVTEISRADIYAANRETTRETGIAHMTDVNNEVAKDILLK, translated from the coding sequence ATGCGAAACGACAAAATCAACGATGTTCTGGGTACCGCTAATCGAGGAAATCCTGCCGAGTCGGGATTGTGCACGCTGTGCCGAGCCGACTGCGCCGGCAAATGCGAGACCTGGAAGTCCAGCCTGGTTGGAAGAAAACTTCTCTACCCCCGCGATTTCGGCCTGGTAACCGCCGGTGCCAACAACACCACCCATGTGGGGGTCTCCTACAATTCACTGCGTATCCAGGGCTACGCCTATGGATCAATGGGGTTGGCTCGCGGCTTAAGCCATGATCCCGACGACTGTATCTTCCCCAACGTCGATCTCAACACGTCGTTCGGCAACACCATCAAGACCAAGGTACGCCTGCCGCTGATGACTGGGGCTCTTGGTTCGACCTTTATCGCGGCCAAGTATTGGGACTCCTTTGCTGTCGGTTGTGCCTTGACCGGTATACCAATCGTCATCGGCGAGAATGTTGTCGGTGTCGACCAGGAGTCGGAAATGCACGGCGGCCGTATCTCCAAGGCTCCGGAGCTGGATCGTCGGATCGATATCTACCAGCGTTATTTCGATGGATATGGGGCCATCATCGTTCAGCTCAACGTTGAAGATACACGCAACGGCGTCGCCGAATATGTCGCCGGAAAATATGGCGATTCCTGCATCATCGAATTGAAATGGGGGCAAGGTGCGAAAAATATCGGCGGTGAGATTCAGGTGACCAGCCTCGACTATGCCCTTTTTCTGAAAAACAGGGGGTATGTGGTCGATCCCGATCCGAGCCTGCCGGAGGTCCAGCAGGCCTTTGCCAAGGGGTCGATCAAGTCGTTTGCCCGTCACAGCCGTCTCGGAGCTACCCATCTCAGTTCCGTGGATCTGGTGCGGGAGGAGTTCATGAAGTCAGTCGACTATCTGAGAAGCCTCGGGTTCACCAGAATTTCTTTGAAAACGGGTTGTTATGGTATGGAAGAACTGGCCATGGCGATTCGTTTCGCTTCCGATGCCGGCCTTGACCTGCTCACCATCGACGGTGCCGGCGGCGGTACCGGCATGAGCCCCTGGAATATGATGCAGAGTTGGGGGATTCCTTCGATCAATCTGCACGCCAAGGCGTATGAGTATGCCAATCTGTTGGCTACCAACGGCAAACGGGTGGTGGACCTGGCTTTCGGCGGCGGGTTCGCGCTCGAAGACGCCATCTTCAAAGGGTTGGCTCTGGGGGCGCCGTTTGTCAAAATGATTTGTATGGGACGGGCTATCATGATCCCCGGTTTTCTCGGGGCAAATATCGAGGGAGTACTCCACCCCGAACGACGGGTGTGGATCAACGGCAACTGGAGCAGTCTGCCCAAGTCGGTCAGTGATCTCGGGTCCTCGGCAGAAGAGCTGTTCGCCTCCTATTACGAGGTGAAAAAGAAGGTGGGTAGCGGTGAGATGAACAACATCCCGTATGGGTCCATCGCCATGTGCACCATGGTCGATAAATTGACCTGCGGTCTGCAGCAGCTGCTGGCCGGGGTTCGGAAGTTCTCAGTAACCGAAATCAGCCGCGCCGATATTTACGCCGCCAATCGGGAGACCACCAGGGAGACCGGAATCGCGCATATGACCGATGTCAATAACGAAGTAGCCAAGGATATCTTGCTGAAGTAA
- a CDS encoding GAF and ANTAR domain-containing protein yields the protein MHKSNQQSYDHYIKALMDISQAITSDLFLEDLLKLIVMVTAKVTGVDICSLWLIDDNCHPPLIRLRATQSLEPAYIKDRALRLDEGVVGYVASTQRPYVIENVLQNERFKEKEMARKLGLVSMVGVPMQGREDRIIGVLNCFTGAPHRFSATDINMLTAVAGQAAIAIHNTDLIIKTRIIERELQTRKQIERAKEILMDRRKMSGEEAYRWIQKRSMDSRKSMQDVAEAIILSDEW from the coding sequence ATGCACAAGTCCAATCAACAGTCGTACGACCACTACATTAAAGCGCTGATGGACATCAGCCAGGCGATCACTTCGGACCTGTTTCTCGAGGACCTACTGAAACTGATTGTCATGGTGACGGCCAAGGTAACCGGGGTGGACATCTGCTCCCTGTGGCTGATCGACGATAACTGCCATCCGCCATTGATCAGGCTGCGCGCCACCCAATCCCTGGAGCCGGCATACATCAAAGACCGGGCCTTGCGGCTGGATGAGGGGGTCGTCGGTTATGTGGCCTCGACTCAACGCCCCTATGTGATAGAAAACGTATTGCAGAACGAGCGGTTCAAGGAAAAGGAAATGGCGAGAAAGCTCGGCCTGGTGTCGATGGTCGGGGTGCCCATGCAGGGTCGAGAAGACCGAATCATCGGCGTTCTCAACTGTTTCACCGGGGCGCCTCATCGGTTTTCGGCAACCGATATCAACATGTTGACCGCCGTGGCCGGTCAGGCCGCAATCGCCATCCACAATACCGATCTGATCATCAAAACACGGATCATCGAACGGGAGTTGCAAACCAGAAAACAGATCGAACGAGCCAAGGAAATCCTCATGGATCGAAGGAAAATGAGCGGTGAGGAGGCTTATCGATGGATTCAAAAACGGAGCATGGATAGCCGCAAATCGATGCAGGATGTGGCCGAGGCCATCATCCTGTCGGATGAGTGGTAG
- a CDS encoding phosphotransferase family protein, producing the protein MIDIENHHQLVAYLQQSGLLRDRDLSRCTNLHGGVSNRTVRVDFADGDSWVIKQALAKLRVSADWFSDPRRIHIEAEGLRWLARLIGPESVPAFVYESHDQQLLVMTAVPDPHVNFKELLLTSAPDPHHVEEFALLLTLLHGNGYEHHESLAQVFADVSFFENLRLDPYYLHAARQLPEAAPFLARLVEGTRKRRLTLVHGDFSPKNILICNGRLILLDHEVIHFGDPAFDVGFSLAHLLSKAHHLRHRRRAFTDASLHYWNNYMPRCGHAPWAGDLEAWCIDHTLGCLLARSAGKSPLEYLSHGERAAQRMTVKRLIDNRPASMPDLIKHFTDLLDDYE; encoded by the coding sequence CGGTCTGCTGAGGGACCGGGATTTGTCCCGCTGCACCAATCTGCACGGTGGCGTCTCCAACCGAACGGTCAGAGTTGACTTTGCCGACGGGGACAGCTGGGTGATCAAACAGGCCCTGGCCAAGCTCAGGGTCAGTGCCGACTGGTTTTCCGACCCACGACGAATTCACATCGAGGCCGAAGGGCTCCGCTGGCTGGCCCGGCTCATCGGTCCCGAATCGGTGCCGGCCTTCGTTTATGAATCCCACGACCAGCAATTGCTGGTAATGACGGCCGTCCCCGATCCGCATGTCAATTTCAAGGAACTGCTTCTGACATCGGCTCCCGATCCTCACCACGTGGAGGAGTTCGCCCTGCTCCTGACACTCCTGCATGGCAATGGATACGAGCATCACGAATCGCTGGCCCAGGTCTTCGCTGATGTCTCGTTCTTCGAAAATCTTCGCCTTGATCCTTACTACCTCCATGCCGCCCGTCAACTGCCGGAGGCTGCTCCGTTCCTGGCCCGGCTGGTGGAAGGCACAAGGAAACGAAGACTGACTCTGGTTCACGGGGACTTCAGCCCAAAGAACATCCTTATCTGCAACGGCCGATTGATCCTGCTCGACCACGAAGTCATCCATTTTGGCGACCCGGCCTTCGATGTCGGCTTCTCCCTGGCGCACCTGCTCAGCAAGGCTCACCATCTCCGTCACCGACGTCGTGCCTTCACTGACGCGAGCCTCCATTACTGGAACAACTACATGCCACGCTGCGGCCACGCTCCTTGGGCTGGGGATTTGGAGGCCTGGTGTATCGACCACACCCTTGGCTGTCTGCTGGCCCGTTCGGCCGGCAAGTCGCCGTTGGAATATCTGAGTCATGGTGAAAGAGCAGCACAGAGAATGACCGTCAAACGGTTGATCGACAACCGCCCTGCCTCCATGCCTGACCTCATCAAACACTTTACCGATCTTTTGGACGACTATGAGTGA
- a CDS encoding FadR/GntR family transcriptional regulator encodes MSGVTVPVQRKRLADQIADRLMTMIADGTLKPGDRLPPEPELMKQFQVGRSSIREAVGALALIGLVTVRPGQGTHVAPFSADSSRRPVGLLGIGRDKIRELVEARLELECAIVRLAARRVTSSDIARIREKHELLSAALVNRESPIAADLAFHLSIADACHNSVLIRFFKEMRQPIRSWMEQKARHEWGYDQVIDHHERIIEAIESGLSKAAEQAVRDHLLATSERLVTALLADE; translated from the coding sequence ATGTCTGGCGTAACAGTACCGGTCCAGCGCAAGAGACTCGCGGATCAGATTGCCGATCGACTGATGACGATGATTGCCGACGGCACCCTTAAGCCTGGTGACCGCCTTCCGCCCGAGCCGGAACTGATGAAACAATTTCAAGTGGGACGCAGTTCGATCAGGGAGGCCGTGGGTGCTCTTGCCCTGATCGGGCTGGTAACCGTCCGGCCCGGCCAAGGCACCCACGTGGCCCCGTTTTCCGCCGACAGTTCGCGTCGACCGGTCGGACTGCTCGGTATCGGCCGGGACAAAATCAGGGAACTGGTGGAGGCTCGTCTCGAACTGGAATGCGCCATCGTCCGTCTGGCCGCCCGACGTGTCACTTCCTCCGATATCGCGAGGATTCGGGAAAAACATGAATTACTCAGCGCTGCACTGGTTAACCGGGAATCTCCGATTGCAGCCGACCTCGCCTTTCACCTGAGCATCGCCGACGCCTGTCACAACTCCGTCTTGATCCGTTTTTTCAAAGAAATGCGGCAACCGATCCGCTCTTGGATGGAACAAAAGGCACGCCATGAATGGGGCTATGACCAGGTGATCGACCACCACGAACGTATCATCGAAGCCATCGAATCAGGTCTGAGCAAAGCGGCGGAACAGGCCGTACGAGATCATCTGCTGGCCACTTCGGAACGGCTCGTCACGGCCTTGCTGGCTGATGAGTGA
- the hyi gene encoding hydroxypyruvate isomerase → MPKFSANLTMLFNEVDFLDRFQKAAEQGFSAVEFMFPYAWPADELAERLQRYGLQQILHNLPAGDWAAGERGIACLPGRELEFQDGVEKALQYAKALQCPVLNCLAGLVPPGVDRDKVRQTLVTNLRFAADTLAREGIGLVVEPLNDKDIPGFLLTTSAATMDLLDEVGHASIRLQYDIYHMQRMEGDLINTIRRLIDRIGHIQLADNPGRHEPGTGEIHFPNLFKAIDQAGYQGWVGCEYIPAVTTEAGLAWLAPYR, encoded by the coding sequence ATGCCGAAATTCAGTGCCAATCTGACCATGTTGTTCAACGAAGTGGACTTTCTCGATCGCTTCCAAAAAGCGGCTGAGCAAGGTTTCTCCGCCGTGGAATTCATGTTTCCCTATGCCTGGCCGGCCGACGAGCTGGCCGAGCGATTGCAGCGATACGGCCTGCAACAGATCCTGCATAACCTGCCGGCCGGCGATTGGGCGGCGGGGGAACGGGGAATTGCCTGTCTACCGGGGCGCGAGCTGGAGTTTCAGGACGGGGTGGAAAAGGCTCTGCAGTATGCCAAAGCCCTGCAGTGTCCGGTTCTCAATTGTTTGGCCGGCCTGGTTCCCCCCGGTGTGGATCGGGATAAAGTCAGGCAGACCCTGGTGACCAATCTCCGTTTTGCCGCCGACACCCTGGCTCGGGAAGGCATCGGACTGGTGGTCGAGCCGCTTAACGACAAAGACATCCCGGGATTTCTTTTGACCACGTCGGCGGCGACCATGGATCTGCTCGACGAGGTCGGCCATGCCTCCATCAGGCTGCAATATGACATCTACCACATGCAACGGATGGAGGGTGACCTGATCAATACCATCCGCAGGTTGATCGATCGTATCGGGCACATACAACTCGCCGATAACCCCGGACGCCATGAACCGGGAACCGGGGAGATTCATTTCCCGAATCTGTTCAAAGCGATCGACCAGGCCGGCTATCAGGGCTGGGTCGGTTGTGAGTACATCCCAGCGGTGACAACCGAGGCGGGGCTGGCCTGGCTGGCGCCGTATCGTTAA
- a CDS encoding helix-turn-helix domain-containing protein, with protein sequence MNQQIKPPAATLPEKRKVSSGIKALDRLLGNLFIGDNVLWYEEAGSFSSAFCLSFIGETLRAKKPLIYVTFDRSPKNLVSFLGPLAESQNLTILDCFSNGKGDRSDVFDKFYQKDGALWPYQVVKINEPADAQQVGEAMYGLHGHMSGQVHFIIDSLTGMQALWGEDRVLDFYIRTCPRLYELDTIAYWLIEKGAHSAKLKANINKVAQVVIDLSVRRDTSSLKIIKAEKRHSKHINEPHTFTCEESGITFESPKSPDERFDLGTRIKAIRSKQGLSQKQLADLTGVTPSTISQVEKNLIYPSLPALFRIAESLSVDPGALFTTGNPATGTILFPAAHKKTMPLTGNARNFAEAQRLVPPDSELPLEMSLLKIPPGRQLSSHFFSRKGKEVGYLLSGQLEMRSNGRTYTIAAGDTIVLTEDTPDRWHNKGENAAELLWLVLPPIG encoded by the coding sequence ATGAATCAGCAAATTAAACCACCCGCAGCCACACTGCCTGAGAAGCGGAAGGTCTCGTCCGGGATCAAGGCGCTGGATAGATTACTGGGCAACCTGTTCATCGGCGACAATGTCCTGTGGTATGAAGAGGCTGGCAGCTTTTCTTCGGCCTTTTGCCTCAGCTTTATCGGCGAGACCCTGCGAGCCAAAAAACCCTTGATTTACGTGACCTTCGACCGCTCGCCGAAAAATCTCGTTTCATTTCTCGGACCGCTTGCCGAAAGCCAGAATCTGACAATTCTTGATTGTTTCTCCAACGGAAAAGGTGATCGGAGCGACGTCTTCGACAAATTCTATCAGAAGGATGGTGCCCTTTGGCCGTATCAGGTCGTCAAGATCAACGAACCGGCGGATGCTCAGCAGGTCGGGGAAGCCATGTACGGACTGCACGGCCATATGAGCGGACAGGTTCATTTCATCATCGACAGCCTGACCGGCATGCAGGCACTGTGGGGCGAGGACAGAGTTCTCGATTTTTATATCCGCACCTGCCCACGTCTCTACGAACTGGACACCATAGCCTATTGGCTCATCGAAAAGGGCGCCCACTCCGCCAAACTCAAGGCCAATATCAACAAGGTCGCCCAAGTGGTTATCGATCTATCGGTACGCCGGGACACTTCGAGCCTGAAAATCATCAAAGCGGAAAAACGCCATTCCAAACACATCAACGAGCCTCACACCTTTACCTGCGAAGAGAGCGGCATTACCTTCGAAAGCCCGAAGTCACCGGACGAACGTTTTGATCTCGGTACCCGCATCAAAGCCATTCGCAGCAAGCAGGGGCTTTCCCAAAAGCAATTGGCGGATCTGACCGGGGTTACCCCGAGCACTATCTCTCAGGTTGAAAAAAACCTGATATATCCATCTCTTCCGGCATTGTTTCGCATCGCTGAAAGCCTCTCTGTCGATCCTGGTGCATTGTTCACGACGGGCAACCCTGCAACTGGCACCATCCTCTTTCCTGCCGCCCACAAGAAGACGATGCCGCTGACGGGCAATGCTCGAAATTTTGCAGAAGCACAACGGCTCGTACCGCCGGATTCTGAGCTCCCGCTGGAGATGAGCCTGCTCAAGATACCGCCGGGAAGACAGCTGAGCAGCCATTTTTTCAGCCGCAAAGGCAAGGAAGTGGGCTACCTGCTGTCAGGTCAGCTGGAGATGCGCAGCAATGGCCGGACCTATACCATCGCTGCCGGCGACACCATAGTGCTCACCGAGGACACGCCGGATCGCTGGCACAACAAAGGGGAGAACGCGGCCGAACTGCTCTGGCTCGTCCTCCCCCCGATTGGTTGA
- a CDS encoding 2Fe-2S iron-sulfur cluster-binding protein gives MTRRLVPSITVVNDGQTYAASMAQSILVTLQKNEVPIQTICGGQAGCGKCAIRIRHGATRLSPKTAAEQKRLAAIGADQDTRLACQTHPGGDIEIEVVNYLSKEPK, from the coding sequence ATGACTCGTAGACTGGTGCCGAGCATCACCGTTGTCAACGACGGTCAGACCTACGCGGCCAGTATGGCCCAGTCGATCCTCGTCACCTTGCAGAAGAACGAGGTACCGATCCAGACCATCTGCGGCGGGCAAGCCGGTTGCGGGAAATGCGCCATCCGTATCCGCCACGGCGCCACCCGTCTCAGCCCAAAAACTGCCGCCGAACAAAAGCGGCTGGCGGCCATAGGCGCCGATCAGGATACTCGGCTGGCCTGTCAGACTCACCCGGGTGGCGACATAGAAATTGAAGTCGTCAATTATCTCAGCAAAGAACCAAAATGA